In Erinaceus europaeus chromosome 10, mEriEur2.1, whole genome shotgun sequence, one DNA window encodes the following:
- the LOC103126700 gene encoding insulin-like peptide INSL6, giving the protein MPRCLCWSLLWLGLLLVRGSLGQSQVSRARKLCGRHLLQELVELCGTASWSQAAEEDTPLTRLLSQAMKVESFIPDRQESSQTTFPSWGRGANPVSISASQEEAINNLLMQSLPEYRSKKANMLLDETSEVSSSQDFDPYMHEVVEFQKKNKNKIKTLSSLFWGHHPQRKRRGYSEKCCLRGCTKEELLIACLPYINDKKLQTAEPSFVTRIL; this is encoded by the exons ATGCCGCGATGCCTCTGCTGGTCTCTGCTGTGGCTCGGGCTGCTGCTGGTCCGCGGCTCCCTGGGGCAGAGCCAGGTGAGCAGAGCCAGGAAACTGTGCGGGAGGCACCTGCTGCAGGAGCTGGTGGAGCTCTGTGGCACTGCCAGCTGGAGCCAGGCGGCCGAGGAGGACACCCCTTTGACGCGGCTGCTTTCCCAGGCCATGAAGGTTGAATCCTTCATCCCCGACCGGCAGGAAAGCTCCCAGACCACTTTCCCCAGCTGGGGGAGAGGCGCAAACccag TCTCTATTTCTGCATCTCAGGAAGAAGCAATAAACAATTTGTTGATGCAATCACTACCTGAGTATCGGTCTAAAAAGGCCAACATGCTACTTGACGAGACAAGTGAAGTTTCCTCATCACAAGATTTTGATCCATATATGCATGAGGTTGTAGAatttcagaagaaaaataaaaacaaaattaaaacctTAAGCAGTTTGTTTTGGGGACATCATCCTCAAAGAAAACGCAGAGGATACTCAGAAAAGTGTTGTCTTAGAGGTTGTACAAAAGAAGAACTCCTTATCGCATGCCTTCCATATATTAATGATAAAAAATTACAGACTGCAGAACCATCATTTGTGACTAGGATATTGTAA